The genomic window GGGGGAAGAGACGACGATCCATGCGTCGATGCTGCCATGGAGGTTTCTTCCAGAGAAGCCTCTGCCCCGAAAGTTATTTCCGATCAGGGTGGGTGCGGCGGTGCGGCCGGACGATCGGCGGCCCGGCGGCCGACCGATCCGACGGTGTGCCGGCGGGCGTCCTCCATGCCGTCGAGCTTATGGACATCCGGGTCGGTCCGGGCCGGGAAACCCCTGGTCGCCGCCCCGATTACCCGTTTCGGGGCGGGTCACGCCCGGCACCGGCCGGCACGGTGTCGACTGATCCCGCTCTATTTGACGGATGCCCGACCAGGGGGCAACGTAGGCCATGAGGGGCGTTCAAGCTGCCCTGGTTTGCACGGCGAAGACCGATTCGCCTTCCTGGGCCCGGGCCCGGCCCGCGCGGTCGCGCCGAACCACCGCGATCCCGAACAGCCACGAGGAGTTCCGCCATGCTGACCATGACCGACAACGCCATGATGGTGATCCGCGACCTCGCCGTCCAGGAGGACGTCGGCGAGGACGGCGGCCTGCGCATCGCCGCCGACACCGACGCCGGCTCGCTCTCCATCGAGCTGGTGCCGCAGCCGGCGCAGGGCGACCAGGTGGTCGACAACGAGGGTGCCCGGATCTTCCTCGACGCCGACGCCGCCGAGCTGCTCAACGACACCTCCGTCGACGCGACCGTCGACGACGAGGGGATCGTGCAGTTCGGCTTCACCGAGAGGGAGTGACCGGCTCGGCTCAGCCCGCGCGGCGGGTCTCCCCGCCCCGGTGCGGCCGGCCGGACCGTCCCCGCTCGGGGGCGTCCTGGCCGGCGCCCCAGGGCCCGGGCCGCTGCCCGCGGTCCGGCCGGAGCAGCGTGCCCAGCACGTACGCCAGATGGTGCGACGTGGTCCACGCCGCCCAGTTGCTCGCCGACCCGGCGCCCGCCCCGCGCCGGGCGCGGCGCAGGATCTCGTGGTCGCCCCAGGAGAACGCCGCCCCGGCCGTCGGCCAGTGCGGGGCCGCCACCAGCGTCCGGCACAGGTCGGCGAAGCGGTCGTCGCCCCGACCGCCCCGCCGCGACCAGCGGTAGACCCACCAGGCCCCGTCGGCCGTGTAGCGCAGCGTCGGCAGCCGGTCGCCGGGGCCGTCCGCGCCCGGCACCGCGGAGCCGACGCCGTAGTCGCCGTACCCCACGCCGAGGTCGGCCAGGCGCTGCCAGAGCTGCCAGTCGAAGCGGTCGAGGCGTACCGGTTCGTCGGTGGGGAGGCGGGCCAGGGTCGGCGGCATCCCGCCGGCCGCCACGGTGACCGAGCGCCAGGCGTGCCGCCGGGCCCAGTCCAACAGCCGCCGGACCCGGGGCTCGGCCAGCCGCACGTCCGCCGGGCAGCAGACGTCGCCCGCGTCGACGAGCAGGTCGCACTGCTCCGGGACCAGCCGGGCGAGCCGCCAGACCCGCTCGACCGCGGTCGTCGTCGCGTCCGGGCCCGCCCGGTCCTGCCCGGTCCGCAGCCGGACCACGGCCCGCCGGGCGTACGCCCGCGCGGCCACCCCGTGCGCCACCAGCCGCCGGTCGCTCTCCGCCAGCCCGACCACCGGCACCAGGGGTACGCCCCAGCGGACCAGCTCGCTCTCCGGAGCGTCCGGCAGCGCGGAGACGTCGACGGCCGGCAGCAGCCCGGCCGGCAACCGGCCGACGAGGTCCACCGTGCACGGATCGACCACGCAGACGTCGAGAACCGGAGCGAGCAGCGCAACGGCGGCGTCGTCGAAATGGGCCAGTGCCTCGAGCTCACCCCGACGACCGGCCAGAAGGGGGCGGTAGACCGGTTCCGCCGCCCGACCCCCGTGGGCGGGCACCATACTTCAGGGTAGCGAGACATCGGCGCCGATCACAGGCTTTCCGGCCAGCGGTCCGGCCAGCGGTCCGGCCAGCGGTCCGGCCAGCGGTCCGGCCAGCGACCGGGCTGCGCCGCACCGCGCGCCGACCCGCTCCGGGGGGTCGGGGCGGACGTGGCCCCCCGACCCCGGCAGGTGATCGGTCACTCAGTCGTCGTCCCGCTCGTCGGTGCGGTCGCCGCCGTGGTCGTCGGCCCACTTCCGCTCGATCTCGACCACGGTGCCGTTGCCCCGGTCGACCTTGACCTCGAGCCCGGCGCCGCCCTTGACAACCGTGAAGCTCCACACCGGATGCGGTGCTCCCCCTCGGCCTCGATCTCCACGAACCGGCCGCCGCCACGTCACCTCGTCGACCCGGCTGGCCACCGGCATGTACGGTTCGGCGCCGCCGGCCACGCGGACCGCCCCTTCCACCTGGCCGTCCTCGCCAGAGCGGGGCGGCGGGGCGCGGGCGGCCGCACAGACGAGCGCACGGCGCCGCTCGACAGAAGTCGTAACGTCGCCGCGCTCTGGCCGTCTCCCACCACCGCAGCCGTACGGCGGTACGACAGCGGG from Micromonospora kangleipakensis includes these protein-coding regions:
- a CDS encoding iron-sulfur cluster biosynthesis family protein → MLTMTDNAMMVIRDLAVQEDVGEDGGLRIAADTDAGSLSIELVPQPAQGDQVVDNEGARIFLDADAAELLNDTSVDATVDDEGIVQFGFTERE
- a CDS encoding beta family protein; its protein translation is MVPAHGGRAAEPVYRPLLAGRRGELEALAHFDDAAVALLAPVLDVCVVDPCTVDLVGRLPAGLLPAVDVSALPDAPESELVRWGVPLVPVVGLAESDRRLVAHGVAARAYARRAVVRLRTGQDRAGPDATTTAVERVWRLARLVPEQCDLLVDAGDVCCPADVRLAEPRVRRLLDWARRHAWRSVTVAAGGMPPTLARLPTDEPVRLDRFDWQLWQRLADLGVGYGDYGVGSAVPGADGPGDRLPTLRYTADGAWWVYRWSRRGGRGDDRFADLCRTLVAAPHWPTAGAAFSWGDHEILRRARRGAGAGSASNWAAWTTSHHLAYVLGTLLRPDRGQRPGPWGAGQDAPERGRSGRPHRGGETRRAG